A genomic segment from Corythoichthys intestinalis isolate RoL2023-P3 chromosome 2, ASM3026506v1, whole genome shotgun sequence encodes:
- the arl6ip6 gene encoding ADP-ribosylation factor-like protein 6-interacting protein 6 isoform X1, translated as MEHRSQSGAVVKRSSVKHRLGFKPWTVVVASVVVSALVVAAVGVLCALLDPILQELRAGRVKEESGAEARMLGFWSILVLSIFAGLSCCFFSWTLIYLNSYKPGTVPPTLLTLLCRDKNNKDLLLDYGVAVLNGSMATLAVIWNLI; from the exons atggagcATAGGTCACAGAGTGGAGCAGTGGTAAAAAGAAGCTCGGTTAAACATCGTCTTGGCTTTAAACCGTGGACTGTAGTAGTGGCGTCAGTAGTGGTTTCTGCCCTGGTTGTCGCTGCCGTCGGGGTTTTATGCGCCCTTTTGGACCCTATATTACAAG agctGCGGGCAGGCAGAGTAAAAGAAGAGAGTGGGGCAGAAGCCAGGATGCTGG GTTTCTGGAGTATCTTGGTTCTCTCGATATTCGCAGGACTCAGTTGCTGCTTCTTCTCATGGACTCTGATCTACCTCAACTCCTACAAGCCAGGCACGGTGCCACCAACACTGCTTACACTACTGTgcag agacaaaaacaacaaagatTTGCTCTTGGATTACGGTGTTGCTGTTCTTAATGGCTCCATGGCAACACTTGCAGTCATCTGGAACTTGATATAA
- the arl6ip6 gene encoding ADP-ribosylation factor-like protein 6-interacting protein 6 isoform X2 — translation MRFFGVSKGSHSPWIFTVGPLDLRGKLRAGRVKEESGAEARMLGFWSILVLSIFAGLSCCFFSWTLIYLNSYKPGTVPPTLLTLLCRDKNNKDLLLDYGVAVLNGSMATLAVIWNLI, via the exons atgcgcttttttggagtttcaaaaggttcccattcaccgtggatatttactgtgggaccattggatttacgaggaa agctGCGGGCAGGCAGAGTAAAAGAAGAGAGTGGGGCAGAAGCCAGGATGCTGG GTTTCTGGAGTATCTTGGTTCTCTCGATATTCGCAGGACTCAGTTGCTGCTTCTTCTCATGGACTCTGATCTACCTCAACTCCTACAAGCCAGGCACGGTGCCACCAACACTGCTTACACTACTGTgcag agacaaaaacaacaaagatTTGCTCTTGGATTACGGTGTTGCTGTTCTTAATGGCTCCATGGCAACACTTGCAGTCATCTGGAACTTGATATAA